In Anolis carolinensis isolate JA03-04 unplaced genomic scaffold, rAnoCar3.1.pri scaffold_14, whole genome shotgun sequence, the following proteins share a genomic window:
- the rce1 gene encoding CAAX prenyl protease 2 isoform X4: MGFRLEGIVPATLLPLLLTMVLFLGPLIQLSMDCPWDLVDGLKVAFDPRFWVLCLTDMRWLRNQVIAPFTEELVFRACMLPMLVPCTGLGPAIFTCPLFFGVAHFHHVIEQLRFRQGSTASIFLSAVFQFSYTAVFGAYTAFIFIRTGHLIGPVLCHSFCNYVGFPAMGAALEHPQRVLVVFFYLLGVGLFLLLLHPMTDPAFFGHLPICSLSRLTSPTKSLGSFSFCS, from the exons ATGGGATTCCGGCTTGAAGGAATTGTGCCAGCAACCCTGCTCCCTTTGCTGCTAACCATG GTGTTATTCCTCGGTCCTCTCATCCAACTCTCAATGGATTGTCCCTGGGACTTGGTTGATGGTTTAAAAGTGGCATTTG ACCCCAGGTTCTGGGTTCTCTGTCTGACTGACATGCGCTGGCTCCGGAACCAGGTCATCGCACCCTTTACAGAGGAGCTGGTGTTCCGCGCTTGCATGTTGCCCATGCTCGTCCCCTGCACAGGATTGGGGCCTGCCATCTTCACCTGCCCCCTCTTCTTTGGAGTCG CTCATTTTCACCATGTCATTGAGCAGCTGAGGTTCCGTCAAGGAAGCACAGCCAGTATATTTCTCTCTGCAG TGTTCCAGTTCTCATACACAGCTGTATTTGGGGCCTACACAGCCTTCATCTTCATCAGAACAG GGCACCTCATTGGACCTGTCCTCTGCCACTCCTTTTGCAACTACGTGGGGTTTCCTGCCATGGGGGCAGCCCTGGAGCACCCACAGCGCGTCCTGGTGGTCTTCTTCTACCTGCTGGGCGTggggctcttcctcctcctcctccacccaaTGACGGACCCAGCTTTCTTTGGGCACCTGCCCATCTGCTCCCTCTCCAGGCTGACCTCTCCCACCAAGAGCCTCGGTAGCTTCTCCTTCTGCTCCTGA
- the rce1 gene encoding CAAX prenyl protease 2 isoform X1, whose translation MATRALLLPRRRGAAGAGGRSPLLPGLGSRLLGGREGRKERRKRERERKKQPFPPLLGWLPLPSPLAAPVPNVGGGRRQGQQWRRAGAVLGLALLLPGPGLRLRGQPLRLEEPPAQPGTSLLALMGFRLEGIVPATLLPLLLTMVLFLGPLIQLSMDCPWDLVDGLKVAFDPRFWVLCLTDMRWLRNQVIAPFTEELVFRACMLPMLVPCTGLGPAIFTCPLFFGVAHFHHVIEQLRFRQGSTASIFLSAVFQFSYTAVFGAYTAFIFIRTGHLIGPVLCHSFCNYVGFPAMGAALEHPQRVLVVFFYLLGVGLFLLLLHPMTDPAFFGHLPICSLSRLTSPTKSLGSFSFCS comes from the exons atggccacgcgGGCGCTGCTGCTTCCAAGGAGGAGAGGCGCGGCGGGGGCCGGTGGGAGGAGCCCCCTCTTGCCCGGGCTGGGGTCTCGGCTCCTGGGCgggcgggaaggaaggaaggaaagaaggaagagagagagagagaggaagaagcagCCCTTCCCTCCCCTGCTCGGCTGGCTTCCTCTTCCGAGTCCGCTCGCTGCTCCAGTTCCCAATGTCGGAGGCGGGCGGCGGCAAGGGCAACAATGGCGCCGGGCCGGGGCTGTGCTGGGCCTCGCTCTTCTCCTGCCTGGGCCTGGCCTGCGCCTACGTGGGCAGCCTCTACGTCTGGAAGAGCCACCTGCCCAG CCAGGTACATCCCTTCTTGCCCTCATGGGATTCCGGCTTGAAGGAATTGTGCCAGCAACCCTGCTCCCTTTGCTGCTAACCATG GTGTTATTCCTCGGTCCTCTCATCCAACTCTCAATGGATTGTCCCTGGGACTTGGTTGATGGTTTAAAAGTGGCATTTG ACCCCAGGTTCTGGGTTCTCTGTCTGACTGACATGCGCTGGCTCCGGAACCAGGTCATCGCACCCTTTACAGAGGAGCTGGTGTTCCGCGCTTGCATGTTGCCCATGCTCGTCCCCTGCACAGGATTGGGGCCTGCCATCTTCACCTGCCCCCTCTTCTTTGGAGTCG CTCATTTTCACCATGTCATTGAGCAGCTGAGGTTCCGTCAAGGAAGCACAGCCAGTATATTTCTCTCTGCAG TGTTCCAGTTCTCATACACAGCTGTATTTGGGGCCTACACAGCCTTCATCTTCATCAGAACAG GGCACCTCATTGGACCTGTCCTCTGCCACTCCTTTTGCAACTACGTGGGGTTTCCTGCCATGGGGGCAGCCCTGGAGCACCCACAGCGCGTCCTGGTGGTCTTCTTCTACCTGCTGGGCGTggggctcttcctcctcctcctccacccaaTGACGGACCCAGCTTTCTTTGGGCACCTGCCCATCTGCTCCCTCTCCAGGCTGACCTCTCCCACCAAGAGCCTCGGTAGCTTCTCCTTCTGCTCCTGA
- the rce1 gene encoding CAAX prenyl protease 2 isoform X2, giving the protein MATRALLLPRRRGAAGAGGRSPLLPGLGSRLLGGREGRKERRKRERERKKQPFPPLLGWLPLPSPLAAPVPNVGGGRRQGQQWRRAGAVLGLALLLPGPGLRLRGQPLRLEEPPAQPGTSLLALMGFRLEGIVPATLLPLLLTMVLFLGPLIQLSMDCPWDLVDGLKVAFDPRFWVLCLTDMRWLRNQVIAPFTEELVFRACMLPMLVPCTGLGPAIFTCPLFFGVVFQFSYTAVFGAYTAFIFIRTGHLIGPVLCHSFCNYVGFPAMGAALEHPQRVLVVFFYLLGVGLFLLLLHPMTDPAFFGHLPICSLSRLTSPTKSLGSFSFCS; this is encoded by the exons atggccacgcgGGCGCTGCTGCTTCCAAGGAGGAGAGGCGCGGCGGGGGCCGGTGGGAGGAGCCCCCTCTTGCCCGGGCTGGGGTCTCGGCTCCTGGGCgggcgggaaggaaggaaggaaagaaggaagagagagagagagaggaagaagcagCCCTTCCCTCCCCTGCTCGGCTGGCTTCCTCTTCCGAGTCCGCTCGCTGCTCCAGTTCCCAATGTCGGAGGCGGGCGGCGGCAAGGGCAACAATGGCGCCGGGCCGGGGCTGTGCTGGGCCTCGCTCTTCTCCTGCCTGGGCCTGGCCTGCGCCTACGTGGGCAGCCTCTACGTCTGGAAGAGCCACCTGCCCAG CCAGGTACATCCCTTCTTGCCCTCATGGGATTCCGGCTTGAAGGAATTGTGCCAGCAACCCTGCTCCCTTTGCTGCTAACCATG GTGTTATTCCTCGGTCCTCTCATCCAACTCTCAATGGATTGTCCCTGGGACTTGGTTGATGGTTTAAAAGTGGCATTTG ACCCCAGGTTCTGGGTTCTCTGTCTGACTGACATGCGCTGGCTCCGGAACCAGGTCATCGCACCCTTTACAGAGGAGCTGGTGTTCCGCGCTTGCATGTTGCCCATGCTCGTCCCCTGCACAGGATTGGGGCCTGCCATCTTCACCTGCCCCCTCTTCTTTGGAGTCG TGTTCCAGTTCTCATACACAGCTGTATTTGGGGCCTACACAGCCTTCATCTTCATCAGAACAG GGCACCTCATTGGACCTGTCCTCTGCCACTCCTTTTGCAACTACGTGGGGTTTCCTGCCATGGGGGCAGCCCTGGAGCACCCACAGCGCGTCCTGGTGGTCTTCTTCTACCTGCTGGGCGTggggctcttcctcctcctcctccacccaaTGACGGACCCAGCTTTCTTTGGGCACCTGCCCATCTGCTCCCTCTCCAGGCTGACCTCTCCCACCAAGAGCCTCGGTAGCTTCTCCTTCTGCTCCTGA
- the actn3 gene encoding alpha-actinin-3, with protein MTTQIETHVQYNHSYMTTEDYMAQEEDWDRDLLLDPAWEKQQRKTFTAWCNSHLRKAGTGIENIEEDFRNGLKLMLLLEVISGERLPKPDKGKMRFHKIANVNKALDFIASKGVKLVSIGAEEIVDGNLKMTLGMIWTIILRFAIQDISVEETSAKEGLLLWCQRKTAPYRNVNVQNFHISWKDGLALCALIHRHRPDLIDYAKLRKDDPIGNLNTAFEVAEKYLDIPKMLDAEDIVNTPKPDEKAIMTYVSCFYHAFAGAEQAETAANRICKVLAVNQENEKLMQEYEKLASELLEWIRRTIPWLENRVPEKTMSAMQRKLEDFRDYRRVHKPPRVQEKCQLEINFNTLQTKLRLSNRPAFMPSEGKMVSDIANAWKGLEQVEKGYEEWLLTEIRRLERLDHLAEKFKQKATLHENWTRGKEDMLTQKDYESASLYEIRALMRKHEAFESDLAAHQDRVEQIAAIAQELNELDYHDAASVNSRCQAICDQWDTLGTLTQKRRDSLERVEKLLETIDQLYLEFAKRAAPFNNWMDGAIEDLQDMFIVHSIEEIQSLITAHEQFKATLPEADKERMAILGIQNEIQKIAQTYGIKLSGINPYTNLSHLDIANKWDTVKQLVPHRDQTLQEELARQQANERLRRQFAAQANIIGPWVQTKMEEIGHISVDISGSLEDQMNHLKQHEQNIINYKSNIDKLEGDHQLIQEALVFDNKHTNYTMEHIRVGWEQLLTTIARTINEIENQILTRDAKGISQEQMNEFRASFNHFDRKRNGMMDPDDFRACLISMGYDLGEVEFARIMTLVDPNNTGVVTFQAFIDFMTRETAETDTAEQVMASFKILASDKSYITIEELRRELPPEQAEYCISRMTKYTGADAVSGALDYVSFSSALYGESDL; from the exons ACATTCACAGCCTGGTGCAACTCTCACTTGCGGAAGGCAGGGACCGGGATTGAGAATATCGAGGAAGATTTCAGGAATGGCCTTAAACTGATGCTTCTGCTGGAGGTGATTTCAG GCGAACGGTTGCCAAAGCCAGACAAAGGCAAGATGCGCTTTCATAAGATCGCCAATGTCAACAAAGCCCTGGATTTCATTGCCAGCAAAGGGGTCAAACTTGTGTCTATTGGAGCTGAAG AAATCGTGGATGGAAACCTGAAGATGACTCTGGGCATGATCTGGACCATCATCCTTCGTTTTGCCATCCAAGACATCTCAGTGGAAG aaACCTCAGCTAAGGAGGGCCTACTGCTCTGGTGCCAGAGGAAAACGGCTCCCTACCGGAATGTAAACGTCCAGAACTTCCACATTAG CTGGAAGGATGGCCTGGCTCTTTGCGCTCTGATCCACCGACACCGACCGGACCTCATTGACTACGCCAAGCTCAGGAAG GATGACCCCATTGGAAATCTCAACACAGCCTTTGAGGTGGCAGAGAAATACCTGGATATTCCCAAGATGCTGGATGCAGAAG ATATTGTCAACACCCCCAAACCTGATGAGAAAGCCATCATGACATACGTTTCCTGTTTCTATCATGCCTTTGCTGGTGCtgagcag GCTGAGACAGCTGCCAACAGGATCTGCAAGGTGCTTGCCGTCAACCAAGAAAATGAGAAGCTGATGCAGGAGTACGAGAAGCTGGCCAGCGAG CTCCTCGAATGGATCCGCCGCACCATCCCCTGGCTGGAGAACCGCGTGCCGGAGAAGACCATGAGTGCCATGCAGCGCAAGCTGGAGGACTTCCGAGACTACCGCCGTGTCCACAAGCCCCCTCGGGTCCAGGAGAAATGCCAGCTCGAGATCAACTTCAACACCCTGCAGACAAAGCTGCGGCTCAGCAACCGGCCTGCCTTCATGCCTTCTGAGGGCAAGATGGTCTCC GATATTGCCAATGCCTGGAAGGGTCTGGAACAAGTGGAGAAAGGCTATGAAGAATGGCTGCTGACTGAGATCCGGCGCCTGGAGCGCCTGGACCACCTGGCGGAGAAGTTCAAGCAGAAAGCCACTCTGCATGAGAACTGGACCAGAG GAAAGGAGGACATGTTGACACAGAAGGACTACGAGTCGGCATCCCTTTATGAAATCCGGGCACTGATGCGCAAGCACGAGGCCTTTGAGAGCGACCTGGCCGCCCATCAGGATCGGGTGGAGCAGATTGCGGCCATCGCGCAGGAACTCAA TGAGCTAGACTATCACGACGCAGCGTCTGTGAACTCCCGTTGCCAGGCCATCTGCGACCAGTGGGACACCCTGGGGACCCTCACCCAGAAGAGAAGAGATTCCCTGGAG CGGGTAGAGAAGCTGTTGGAGACCATTGACCAGCTGTATCTGGAGTTTGCCAAGAGGGCCGCCCCCTTCAACAACTGGATGGACGGAGCCATCGAAGACCTGCAGGACATGTTCATTGTGCACAGCATTGAGGAAATCCAA AGCCTGATCACAGCCCATGAACAGTTCAAAGCTACGTTGCCTGAGGCCGACAAGGAGCGCATGGCCATCCTCGGCATCCAGAATGAGATCCAGAAGATTGCGCAGACGTATGGCATCAAGCTGTCAGGTATCAACCCCTACACCAACCTCTCCCACCTCGACATCGCCAACAAGTGGGATACG GTGAAGCAACTGGTCCCACACCGTGATCAGACCCTGCAGGAAGAGCTGGCCAGGCAGCAAGCCAACGAGCGCCTCAGACGCCAATTCGCTGCCCAGGCCAACATCATCGGGCCCTGGGTCCAGACTAAGatggag GAGATCGGCCACATCTCCGTGGACATCAGTGGGTCCCTCGAGGACCAGATGAACCACCTGAAACAACACGAGCAGAACATCATCAACTACAAGTccaatattgacaagctggaaggtgaccACCAGCTCATCCAGGAAGCCCTCGTCTTTGACAACAAGCACACCAACTACACCATGGAG CACATCCGTGTGGGCTGGGAGCAGCTGCTGACCACCATTGCCCGCACCATCAATGAAATAGAGAACCAGATCCTGACCCGTGATGCCAAAGGTATCAGCCAAGAACAGATGAACGAGTTCCGGGCCTCCTTCAACCATTTCGACCGG AAACGAAATGGCATGATGGACCCTGACGACTTCCGCGCCTGCTTGATCTCCATGGGATACGATCTG GGTGAGGTGGAGTTTGCCCGCATCATGACACTGGTGGACCCAAACAACACAGGGGTGGTGACCTTCCAGGCCTTCATCGACTTCATGACCCGTGAGACAGCCGAGACAGACACAGCCGAGCAAGTCATGGCCTCCTTTAAGATCCTGGCTTCAGATAAG AGCTACATCACGATAGAAGAACTGCGTCGGGAGCTGCCTCCGGAGCAGGCGGAATATTGCATCAGCCGGATGACGAAATACACTGGAGCTGACGCTGTGTCGGGCGCTTTGGACTATGTCTCCTTCTCCAGTGCCCTGTATGGAGAGAGCGACCTGTGA
- the rce1 gene encoding CAAX prenyl protease 2 isoform X3 yields the protein MSEAGGGKGNNGAGPGLCWASLFSCLGLACAYVGSLYVWKSHLPRDHPAVIKRRFTSVLIVSILSPFFIWAWKEVTGIKPGTSLLALMGFRLEGIVPATLLPLLLTMVLFLGPLIQLSMDCPWDLVDGLKVAFDPRFWVLCLTDMRWLRNQVIAPFTEELVFRACMLPMLVPCTGLGPAIFTCPLFFGVAHFHHVIEQLRFRQGSTASIFLSAVFQFSYTAVFGAYTAFIFIRTGHLIGPVLCHSFCNYVGFPAMGAALEHPQRVLVVFFYLLGVGLFLLLLHPMTDPAFFGHLPICSLSRLTSPTKSLGSFSFCS from the exons ATGTCGGAGGCGGGCGGCGGCAAGGGCAACAATGGCGCCGGGCCGGGGCTGTGCTGGGCCTCGCTCTTCTCCTGCCTGGGCCTGGCCTGCGCCTACGTGGGCAGCCTCTACGTCTGGAAGAGCCACCTGCCCAG GGACCACCCGGCTGTCATCAAGCGCAGATTTACCAGCGTCCTTATTGTCTCCATCCTCTCGCCATTCTTCATCTGGGCCTGGAAAGAGGTGACTGGAATTAAG CCAGGTACATCCCTTCTTGCCCTCATGGGATTCCGGCTTGAAGGAATTGTGCCAGCAACCCTGCTCCCTTTGCTGCTAACCATG GTGTTATTCCTCGGTCCTCTCATCCAACTCTCAATGGATTGTCCCTGGGACTTGGTTGATGGTTTAAAAGTGGCATTTG ACCCCAGGTTCTGGGTTCTCTGTCTGACTGACATGCGCTGGCTCCGGAACCAGGTCATCGCACCCTTTACAGAGGAGCTGGTGTTCCGCGCTTGCATGTTGCCCATGCTCGTCCCCTGCACAGGATTGGGGCCTGCCATCTTCACCTGCCCCCTCTTCTTTGGAGTCG CTCATTTTCACCATGTCATTGAGCAGCTGAGGTTCCGTCAAGGAAGCACAGCCAGTATATTTCTCTCTGCAG TGTTCCAGTTCTCATACACAGCTGTATTTGGGGCCTACACAGCCTTCATCTTCATCAGAACAG GGCACCTCATTGGACCTGTCCTCTGCCACTCCTTTTGCAACTACGTGGGGTTTCCTGCCATGGGGGCAGCCCTGGAGCACCCACAGCGCGTCCTGGTGGTCTTCTTCTACCTGCTGGGCGTggggctcttcctcctcctcctccacccaaTGACGGACCCAGCTTTCTTTGGGCACCTGCCCATCTGCTCCCTCTCCAGGCTGACCTCTCCCACCAAGAGCCTCGGTAGCTTCTCCTTCTGCTCCTGA